A portion of the Chelmon rostratus isolate fCheRos1 chromosome 15, fCheRos1.pri, whole genome shotgun sequence genome contains these proteins:
- the nenf gene encoding neudesin, which produces MATACFCVLFVVLSTTLAEDVKLKFKPSTKPVRLFTEEELKRYDGSQEGQPIYMAIKGVVFDVTKGKEFYGKDAPYNALVGKDSTRAVAKMSLDPADLISDTTGLTEEQLDSLDSVFEGTYKAKYPIVGYTASRILTEDGSPNEDFKPEDQPHFQIKDEF; this is translated from the exons ATGGCAACAGCGTGtttttgtgtcctgtttgttgTCCTCTCTACGACTTTAGCGGAAGACGTTAAATTAAAGTTCAAACCATCCACCAAACCTGTTCGACTGTTTACTGAAGAGGAACTGAAGAGATACGACGGCAGCCAG GAGGGACAGCCTATTTACATGGCAATAAAAGGAGTGGTGTTTGATGTCACCAAGGGAAAAG AGTTTTATGGAAAAGATGCACCATATAACGCCCTGGTTGGTAAGGACTCCACTCGGGCCGTGGCTAAGATGTCCCTGGACCCAGCAGACCTGATATCAGACACT ACGGGCCTCACTGAAGAGCAGCTGGACTCTCTGGACAGCGTATTTGAAGGCACGTACAAAGCGAAGTATCCCATCGTGGGCTACACAGCGTCACGCATCCTCACCGAGGATGGAAGTCCCAACGAAGACTTCAAACCAGAGGACCAGCCCCATTTTCAAATCAAAGATGAGTTTTAA
- the pacc1 gene encoding proton-activated chloride channel isoform X1 has product MLRKENSRSYQEFNDDDDDEGDAHSPDYFDDVTEHLDPKEPNNSVSQEDDIRASSPSMRVSKACLKNVFTVVLIFIYLLLTAVAVFLAYQTISEFLDKLNHPVMSVTYKEVDSFSPPGIALYPGKARLLSCRHHYHDYIPPLVDPGKPQKGDCVIKEVTYFGPFANETEKRALVVRGPSDVRNKELIFMQFSHNETEEDFSAITYMLFARFSDLTDSANMSEFMSDCERNYSMWTFSGGFRTWVKMSLVRTSGKSNEAVEFRQESAVVKFNDKRPESERSNQLFFAVFEWRDPFLQEIRLIVTANPWSSVAILCGVFMALFKAANFAKLSIQWIIRMRKRHLRNKAKELNQITEN; this is encoded by the exons ATGCTCAGGAAGGAAAACTCCCGGTCATACCAAGAG TTcaatgatgatgacgatgatgaaggtGACGCACACTCTCCAGACTATTTTGACGATGTCACTGAACACCTGGACCCCAAGGAGCCGAACAACAGCGTCTCACAAG AGGATGACATCAGGGCAAGCAGTCCATCGATGAGAGTCAGCAAAGCCTGCCTGAAGAATGTCTTCACGGTGGTGCTCATCTTCATCTACCTGCTGCTGACCGCGGTGGCTGTGTTCCTGGCCTACCAGACCATCTCTGAGTTTCTGGATAAGCTCAACCACCCTGTGATGTCTGTCACATACAAAGAGGTTGACTCGTTTTCACCCCCCG gTATCGCTCTGTACCCTGGCAAAGCTCGGCTGTTGAGCTGTAGACATCACTACCATGACTACATCCCACCTTTGGTGGACCCAGGCAAGCCTCAGAAAGGAGACTGTGTGATTAAAGAAGTGACGTACTTTGGGCCATTTGCCAATGAAACAGAG AAAAGAGCTCTGGTGGTCCGCGGCCCATCTGATGTTAGAAACAAAGAGCTGATCTTCATGCAGTTCAGCCATAACGAAACAGAAGAGGACTTCAGCGCTATCACCTACATGCTTTTTGCCAGGTTTAGTGACCTGACTGACAG TGCAAATATGTCTGAGTTTATGAGTGACTGCGAGAGGAATTACTCCATGTGGACCTTCTCTGGAGGATTCAGAACCTGGGTCAAGATGTCTTTAGTGAGGACGTCGGGTAAAAGCAATGAAGCTGTCGAGTTTCGGCAAGAG TCCGCTGTGGTGAAATTCAATGACAAAAGGCCTGAATCTGAGAGAAGCAATCAGCTCTTCTTTGCTGTCTTTGAATGGCGGGATCCTTTTCTGCAAGAAATCAGACTG ATTGTGACTGCAAATCCCTGGAGCTCTGTGGCCATTCTCTGTGGCGTCTTCATGGCTCTCTTCAAGGCCGCTAATTTTGCCAAACTCAGCATTCAGTGGATCATCAGGATGCGCAAGAGGCATCTGAGGAATAAAGCAAAAGAACTGAACCAAATAACCGAGAACTGA
- the pacc1 gene encoding proton-activated chloride channel isoform X2 — MPADRPIATFNDDDDDEGDAHSPDYFDDVTEHLDPKEPNNSVSQEDDIRASSPSMRVSKACLKNVFTVVLIFIYLLLTAVAVFLAYQTISEFLDKLNHPVMSVTYKEVDSFSPPGIALYPGKARLLSCRHHYHDYIPPLVDPGKPQKGDCVIKEVTYFGPFANETEKRALVVRGPSDVRNKELIFMQFSHNETEEDFSAITYMLFARFSDLTDSANMSEFMSDCERNYSMWTFSGGFRTWVKMSLVRTSGKSNEAVEFRQESAVVKFNDKRPESERSNQLFFAVFEWRDPFLQEIRLIVTANPWSSVAILCGVFMALFKAANFAKLSIQWIIRMRKRHLRNKAKELNQITEN; from the exons ATGCCGGCCGATCGTCCGATAGCCACT TTcaatgatgatgacgatgatgaaggtGACGCACACTCTCCAGACTATTTTGACGATGTCACTGAACACCTGGACCCCAAGGAGCCGAACAACAGCGTCTCACAAG AGGATGACATCAGGGCAAGCAGTCCATCGATGAGAGTCAGCAAAGCCTGCCTGAAGAATGTCTTCACGGTGGTGCTCATCTTCATCTACCTGCTGCTGACCGCGGTGGCTGTGTTCCTGGCCTACCAGACCATCTCTGAGTTTCTGGATAAGCTCAACCACCCTGTGATGTCTGTCACATACAAAGAGGTTGACTCGTTTTCACCCCCCG gTATCGCTCTGTACCCTGGCAAAGCTCGGCTGTTGAGCTGTAGACATCACTACCATGACTACATCCCACCTTTGGTGGACCCAGGCAAGCCTCAGAAAGGAGACTGTGTGATTAAAGAAGTGACGTACTTTGGGCCATTTGCCAATGAAACAGAG AAAAGAGCTCTGGTGGTCCGCGGCCCATCTGATGTTAGAAACAAAGAGCTGATCTTCATGCAGTTCAGCCATAACGAAACAGAAGAGGACTTCAGCGCTATCACCTACATGCTTTTTGCCAGGTTTAGTGACCTGACTGACAG TGCAAATATGTCTGAGTTTATGAGTGACTGCGAGAGGAATTACTCCATGTGGACCTTCTCTGGAGGATTCAGAACCTGGGTCAAGATGTCTTTAGTGAGGACGTCGGGTAAAAGCAATGAAGCTGTCGAGTTTCGGCAAGAG TCCGCTGTGGTGAAATTCAATGACAAAAGGCCTGAATCTGAGAGAAGCAATCAGCTCTTCTTTGCTGTCTTTGAATGGCGGGATCCTTTTCTGCAAGAAATCAGACTG ATTGTGACTGCAAATCCCTGGAGCTCTGTGGCCATTCTCTGTGGCGTCTTCATGGCTCTCTTCAAGGCCGCTAATTTTGCCAAACTCAGCATTCAGTGGATCATCAGGATGCGCAAGAGGCATCTGAGGAATAAAGCAAAAGAACTGAACCAAATAACCGAGAACTGA